Proteins encoded within one genomic window of Neodiprion fabricii isolate iyNeoFabr1 chromosome 6, iyNeoFabr1.1, whole genome shotgun sequence:
- the LOC124185543 gene encoding uncharacterized protein LOC124185543: MSNTIDSLAELLKKVSETVNETKSEMNKIGKTTEDLSTSVNEVRNELKEWTGRCIALEQKYEDHKERIDNIEMKLDFLLKQERKKNLMMFKVPDTLEVNGDLNKSVMEIFRTAGIGIAERDVEPIFRVGKHVENRPVKISMVNKRAKYSVLKQNMKLKSTGVILEKDSSEIDREKKRKIAFAEDEPGKTWQNRKSKGF, translated from the coding sequence ATGAGTAATACGATTGATTCGTTGGCAGAGCTGCTGAAGAAAGTCAGCGAGACGGTTAACGAAACTAAaagtgaaatgaataaaattggaaaaacaaCTGAAGATCTCTCAACTTCAGTGAATGAAGTCAGAAACGAACTAAAAGAATGGACAGGGAGATGCATAGCTCTGGAACAAAAGTATGAAGATCATAAAGAGAGGATTGATAATATTGAGATGAAACTAGATTTTTTGCTGAAgcaggaaagaaagaaaaacttgatGATGTTCAAGGTGCCTGACACTTTGGAAGTGAATggtgatttaaataaatcggtGATGGAAATCTTCAGGACAGCGGGCATAGGCATTGCCGAGAGGGATGTAGAACCAATTTTTAGAGTTGGAAAACACGTCGAGAACAGACCAGTCAAAATCTCGATGGTTAATAAAAGAGCAAAGTACTCGGTTCTCAAGCagaatatgaaattgaaaagtacCGGAGTTATCCTAGAAAAAGATTCATCAGAAATAgacagggaaaaaaaaagaaaaattgcgtTCGCTGAAGATGAACCTGGAAAAACATGGCAAAACCGTAAAAGTAAAGGGTTTTAA